Part of the Pirellulales bacterium genome, CATGGCGTATTCAGCAAATGTACACTATTTGGCCGCCACCGGGTCAAGTTGAAGTCGGCGCAGCCGCCAAATAATTAGCGCGCGAGTGGGGTGATCGCCCCACTAATCGGCACGCACTCGCGCCGCGCGGCGCCTCACGGCGATCGCTTCTCACGTATAATCAGCGTCGCCGCGACCCACCACTGGCAAGATTGCATGTCCATTTGCGCCGCTCCGCCCGAACTATTGGCCCCGGCCGGGGATTGGCAGGCCTTGCGCGCGGCGGTCGCCAACGGAGCCGACGCGGTGTACTTCGGTCTTTCGGAGTTCAATGCACGACACCGCGCCCACAACTTTACGCTCGAAGAATTGCCGCAGGTGATGCAGTTCCTGCACGAGCGGCGGGTGCGCGGCTACGTCACTCTGAACACGCTTATTTTCGCCGACGAACTGCCCGAGGTGGCACGGCTCGTGGAAGGCATCGCCGCGGCGGGCGCTGATGCGGTGATTGTGCAAGACCTGGGTCTGGCGGCATTGATCCACCGACTGGCGCCGACCTTGCCGATTCACGGCTCAACCCAAATGACGCTGACCGAGCCAGCCGGCATCGAATGGGTTCGCGGGCTAGGGGTGGATCGCGTGATCTTGGCGCGCGAGCTTTCGCTGGACGACATCCAAGCCATCCGCCAAGCGACCAGCGTGCCGGTGGAGGTGTTTGTGCATGGGGCGCTGTGCGTGGCCTACAGCGGCCAATGCCTGACGAGCGAGGCGCTGGGCGGGCGCAGCGCCAACCGAGGTCAATGCGCGCAGGCCTGCCGGTTGCCGTACGAATTGGTGGTCGACGGCGTGGTGCGCGATCTGGGAGACAAGGCGTATCTACTCAGCCCCAAGGACCTGGCCGCGCACGACCTGGTGGCCGACTTGGCGCGGCTGGGCGTGGTGAGCCTCAAGATCGAAGGAAGACTCAAAAGCGCGGAATACGTGGCGATGACCACCGGCGTCTACCGCCGCGCCATCGACGCCTGCGAAAGCAACGAGCCGTTTGCCCTCAATCGCCAGCAGCAATTGGATTTGGCGCAGAGCTTTTCGCGCGGATTCAGCCACGGCTTTTTGGCGGGCATCGACCATCAAGAGTTGGTGGAAGGGCGATTCCCCAAAAGCCGCGGCGTGCGAATCGGGACGGTGGTCGCCAAGACGCGCGCCGGCGCGATCGTGCGACTCGAAGACGATCAAGTGGCGGTGCGACCGGGCGACGGCGTGGTTTTCGACGAGGGGCATCCGGAGCAGGACGAGCAAGGAGGCCGGGTTTACGAGGTGAACGAGCAACCCAGCGAGCCGCGGCAGCCTCGAAGCGCGGAGCTCGTTTTCGGCCGCGGCAGCGTGAATTGGAACGCGGTTTCGATCGGCGCGTTGCTGTGGAAGACCGACGACCCCGCGCTGCGCCGACGGCTGGAGCGCACCTACGCCAGCGATCGACCACTGCGGCGCGGCGTGATTGGGCTACGTGTTTGGGGGGCGCCGGGCGAGCCGCTCTTTGTGTCGGGGGAGGACGATCAAGGCCGCCGCGCGGTGGTGTCGTGGCCGGGCCCGCTGCAAGCGGCGCGCAAACACCCGCTCGACGAGGCGCTGGCGCGCGAGCAATTGGGGCGATTGGGCGACACGCGCTACGAGCTGGGCAGCGTGGAACTAGAACTACCTCAGCCGGTCATGGCGCCCAAGAGCGTGCTCAACGATCTGCGCCGCCAGTTGGTGGCGGAACTCGAACAACAGCAACTGCCGGCGCGGCATGCGATTGCCCAGCCCGACGCGCTAGCACAGTGGCGCCGCAAAATTGAGGTTCAACCACGCGCCGAACAACCTGCGTCGCAACTGGCGGTGCTCGTGCGCAACGAACAACAGTTGTCGGCGGTGCTTCAGTGGCGGCCAGACGACGCGCTGCCGCGGCCAGCGATGGTGTATTGCGATTATGAGGATGTGCGGCGCTATCGCGACGCCGTCCGGCAAGCGCGCGACCACGGGATGCCGGTGGGACTAGCGACGCTGCGGATCATCAAACCGGGGGAGGCTGGTTTGCTGCGGCATATCGTGCGCGCGGAGGGGGACGCCGTTTTGGTGCGGAATCTGGCGGCGCTGGCGCTGTTCCGCGCCGAGGCGCCGCAGTGCGAGCTGGTGGGCGACTATGCGCTGAATGTCGCCAACGACCTGACCGCCGACTTGCTGTTGGAGGCTGGGCTGGCGCGCATTACCCCCTCTTACGATATGAACTGGAACCAGTTCGAGGCGTTCGCGCGGCGCACGCCATCCGGTCGCTTGGAGGCGGTGGTGCATCAGCATTTGCCGATGTTTCACATGGAGCACTGCGTGTTCGCTGCCGTGCTCTCCAGCGGCAAAGACTGGCGCGACTGCGGACGCCCCTGCGACCAGCACCGCGTGGAACTGCGCGATCGAGCCGGAGCGCCGCTGCCACTGTTGGCCGACACCGGCTGCCGCAACACGGTGTTCAACGCGGTGGCGCAGTCGGCGGCCGAATACCTGCCGAGCATGCAGCGGCTGGGACTGCGCTATTTTCGCGTGGAGTTGCTGCGCGAGACGCGCGACGAGACCTGTGCGCTGCTGCAACACTACACACGCGTGCTAGCAGGCCTCGATAGCGGACGCGGCACCTGGCGGCAATTGCAGGTGCTCAACCAACTCGGCGTGACGCGCGGCACCCTGCAACTCGCATAGTTTCGCCGGCGATTCTTGGCGGCGCACGCTGCTTTGGCGCGGCCGACCTTCAGCGATTCGGCGCCGCTAGCAGACTGGTCTGGCGATAATTCGCGCCGAGCGGCACAATGCCGCCCTCTTGGGGTCGATCCGATCGAGAGGCAGTGTCTGCATGTCATTAAAAATCGTGGAGCGGTTCTCCAACCGCTTGTGGTGGCGAGGTTTGCTGAGCGCGCTGGCCGCACCGCCCGGCGACATGGCCAACGCGCTCGTGTCACCCCAACGAACGACCCCCGTCGCGCCGCGCTGGCGACTGTTGTTCTTGCTGCTGTTGTTGGCGCTGGCGCCGCGCATGGTCATGGCGCTGCGGATACCGGCGGTATGCCCCGACGCCACCATTTATCTCGACGACGCGCAGGCCTTGGATCGCGGCGATCTGCGCGACTGTCTCGAGGGCATGAACCTCAACACCTTGCTCGTCGCCTTGACTGCGTTGCATCGCCTGGGCCTGGACTGGGAGCAAAGCGGGCTGGTTTGGGGAGTGCTGATTTCCACGGCGGCGGTGGCGCCGCTGTTTGGCTGGGCGCGGCGTCAATTCGATGACCGCACCGCAGCGCTGACCTGCGTGCTGTACGCGGCGCATCCGGGACTGGTCGAGCGCAGTCCGGAAATCATTCGCGAGCCGACCTTTTGGTTCTTTTTGCTGTCGACGCTTTACTTTCAATGGCGCGCGGCCAGTGATGGACAATACCGCTGGTTTCTGCTGGCCGGCGTCGGATTTCTGTTGGCCCTGCTGACGCGATTCGAGGCGGTGTTCCTATTGATTCCGCTGTTGTGGTGGACCGGTCTGCGGTGGGTGCAAGTGCCAGATCAACGGCGGCGCACGGTCATGGGCCTGTTCATTGCGCTGTTCGCCATTCCGCTGATATTGGCGACGGTTAACTTCCTGCTGTTGGGGCAAGCCGCGACCACGGCGCTGGTTCGTCTCGACCCGCTCGAGCGCGCCATGGCCTGGCTGCATTCCTGGAACGACGCTGCCGCGACAACGACGATGCAGGCCGGTGAAACGGCGCCGCGCGCCGCCACCATCACGCTGATTCAACAATTCGTGGTCGCCGTGGGGCGGGGTTTTGACCCCGTGGTGGCAATCCTGCTGCCATTCAGCCTGTTTGGTTGGGGCCGCCTCTGGCTGCGGCGTGACATCTTACCGCTTTTAATGATGTCGGCGGCTATTTTGGGCGCCACCTGGATTCATTTGTGGTACTCCGGCGAGATCAGCAGCCGCTACGTGTTGACGGTGTTCTTGCTGCTGTCTCCCCTATGCGCCCTCGGGCTGTGCTGGCCGCAGTCGCGCCGCGCGCTGCTGCCAGGCAAATTGGCGCAGCGACCGCAAGCGCAAGGCGCGTTGCTGCTCGGTAGTTTGGTGTTGCTTACGCTCATTGGCTGGAGCGACGCGCTCGGCAGCAACTTCAAGAGCCGGGCCCAGCAGGCGGAACTTGGCCGCTGGCTGGCGAATCGGTATGGCGACCATGCCCGCATGGCCGGTTCGCAGCGCGCCGCAGCGCTTGTGGCGTTTTACGCCGGCGCTGATTTTCAGGATTTTGATCACGGCGCTTCTCTGCAATCGCTCCTGGAAGCGGTCGAGTCGTATCAGCCTGAAGTGCTGGTGGTCGACCGCCGCGAGCAGGAATTCGCGCCACTGATCGAGTCGCCCATCATTCGCGCCAGATATGCGCCGATCAGCGATCCTTCGGCGCCGCGCGGCGACGCGCACATGCTGGTCTTGATTCAGCCCGGCGAACGACAACGCCTTTCTCAAATTCCGGCGACCGTGGACGTCGGACGCCAATGACGACGCCACCAGCGCGCGAAGCGCGAGCGCCCGATCTCGATATCGGCGTGATCTACACGCACGAGCGCGAGTTTACTCCGGCGCTGTTGCGCTCGTTGGCCGCGTCGGTCGACGAGGTGCGCGCCCGCCTGCTACTGGTGGACAATGCTTCGGCCGATGGCGTAGCGCAATGGGCGCCGCTGTTTCCTCGCGTTGAGCCGATTGTCAACTCGCGGCGATTGACCTATGCCGAAAATCTCAATCGTGTGCTGCACGCGTCGACCGCGCGCTACGTGCTGCTGCTCAACACCGACATGCTGTTCGATCCGCATGCGCATTGCTTAAGCCAGATGGTCCGCTTCATGGATCGCCATCCCCGCTGCGGATTGGCCGGTTGCCGCCTGCTGCATGCCGATGGCAGCGAGGCGCATGCCGCCCGGCGGTTTCAAACACCGCGTGTTGTGCTGGCGCGAAGGCTACGCATGGGAGCGGATCGCGAGACCACCCTTCGCGCCTATCTGTACGGAGACCGTTCGCCGGGCGACACATTTCGCTGTGACTGGTTATCGGGTTGCTTTCTGCTGGTGCGGCGCGAGGCGTGGCGGCAGGTGGGTGGGCTCGACGAGGGATTTCGCAAGTACTTTGAAGATGTCGACTACTGCCTGCGCGTCGCGCAGGCTGGGTGGGACGTGATGTACCACGGCGCCACCTACGTTTACCACCTGGAACAACGCGGCAGCGCCAAATTGTGGTCGCGAGACGCCTGGCGGCATTTGCGATCGTACGGCCGCTTTGTCCGCAAATGGGGATTGTTCCCTGTGGCCACGGCGCCCGATTTAGCGGCACGGCGCGCGGCATAAGGCAGGATTCACGGCGGCCAGGACGACACGGATTCGCCAAGCTTTCACAAGAGCAAGCATCGGCCATATTCTTCGTAGCTTGACATTGCCTTTTGAGCGACTTAGAAGAAAATGCAGTGGGACGCTTTGCGTCTTGCAAACGTGCGAATCGCTATGGCAGCCTCGCTCTGATTGTTGGGCGAGGCTGTTTTTTGCGCGAAGCTTCGTAAGCGCGATGCGAGAGGCGATTCCCACGATCTCCACAATTCAAGCGCCAGATAAAGTCCAACCGAAATGCGAAACGACCAACGGTTGTCTGACTCGGCGGTCCCCGCGATCTCTCCGCCTTCTCTGAGCACTGTCGAGTTGTTGCGCGAGACCGAACGCGAACTGCTCGTCGCTCGGCAAAAGCTGCAGACCGCGCTCGAGGACCGAGCTGTTTTTCTGTCCGAATTGTCGCACGCAGCGCGTACGCCGATGACCGGCGTGGTGGGAATGTGCGACCTGTTGACGATGGGGAGCCTGCTGCCGGTGCAGCGCGAGTACCTTTCCGCGCTGCGCGAATCGGCCGATCAACTCATGTCGCTGTTCAACGACGTCTGCGACTTGGCGCGCGCCGAAGCGGGGGCGATCGATTTTGAATGGATCGGCTTTCGCTTGTCCGCGGTGCTGGACGACGTGGCGCATGCCTTGGCGCCGCAGGCGCGCCGTAAGCGCCTGGAATTGGTCTTCAGCGTGGGGCAGGACGTTCCTGATTTGCTGGTGGGCGACCCGCAGCGCGTGCGCCAATTGCTGACGGGCCTGGTGGAAAACTCGATTCGTTTGACGCGCGAGGGGGAGGTGCTGCTCGATGTGCAATGCGGCGAGCAACACGCCGACGAGGTGACGCTGCGTTTTTCGGTCGTCGACACCGGCACGCCAATCGCCCCGGAACATCGCGATCGCGTGCTCACGCCGTTCTTGTCCAGCAGTCGCGGCGCGTATGCGCACTATCCGATTACACCGCTTGGCATGCCGCTCGTCGCCGCCCTGGCGGCGGCGATGGGGGGTAAGTTCAGGTTCAACGAAGATCCACAGCTTGCCACGCGCTACGAAGCCACGATTCGCATGCTCAAACAGACCGCTAGCGCTGGCCAGGCCAACGGCGCCGCCGGTCCCCGGCTGGAGGGCCAGAGCGCGGTGCTGTTCGAACCGAACCGTCACGCCCGCCAAGCGCTGGCCGCGCTACTGACCCGACAAGGGATATCGGTGCAAGAAGCCTCCGACATCCAACAGGCGCGCGAGTTGTGCGCACCGTCGCCCCCCGATTATTTGTTTGTCGGTGGTTGGCACGAGACCGCGGACTGGAGCGCGCTGCCTGCCCGCGCGATCGTTGTCACCGATTGGCTGGACACCGACCTGTCGAAGTTGCCTGCCGACCGCGCGATTGCCGTCATGAATAAGCCGGCGCTGGTGGGCAGGCTGGCGGCCGCGCTGCGCACCGTAGATCGCGCGGTTGCCCAACAGGTGACCGCCGCCAAACCGGCGGACGCTAACGATGCGCCATCGTGTGCCGCACGCGGAGCGCAATGCGAACCACAGGAGGCGATCGCTCGCCTCGGCGGCGACGTGGGGCTGTACGGCGAACTGGTGCAGTGCTTCTTGGACGACAACTCGCAGTTGTTGCCCAAGCTGCAAGCGGCGGTCGAGCAAAGCGACGTCGCCGCGCTACATCGAGCGGCGCATAGCCTCAAGGGATTGGCCGCCACTTGCGGCGCCGCCGGAGTCGCCCAATGGGCGGAGCAACTGGAACAACAGGCGCGCCTGAATCCGATCGGCGATCTGACATTGCCGTGGCGCCGGCTGCAGCAGTCGTTGGCCGACACGCGGCAAGAGCTTGCGCCATATTACAAGCGAACGAGTTGACCTTGCTCGTCAAGCCGGCCCATTGAAAGCAGCCCATCCTCTGCACCGACGCCATCGATGATTTGATCGCGGGGCAGGCCGTAGCGCGTCGCCACTGACTATTAGGTCGTGGGCGGCCCCCCTGCCAGTCGTCGCGCTAACCAAAGCACGATGAGCGCGCCGGGGATCGCGCCCAAGAAACCAGCCGGTTGGATACCGTCAGAATTGGCGCCGGTGAGCAGACCGAGCAAAAAGCCACCGACCACCGAACCGGCGATGCCCAACGCGATGGTGCCCAGGCAACCCAACACGTTGTCGCCCGGCCACAACAGTCGCGCAATGCCGCCGGCGATCAAACCGAATAGACACCAGCCCATGAGATCGGCGCACATAGGGTTTCCTTTCAGATGCATG contains:
- a CDS encoding U32 family peptidase — its product is MSICAAPPELLAPAGDWQALRAAVANGADAVYFGLSEFNARHRAHNFTLEELPQVMQFLHERRVRGYVTLNTLIFADELPEVARLVEGIAAAGADAVIVQDLGLAALIHRLAPTLPIHGSTQMTLTEPAGIEWVRGLGVDRVILARELSLDDIQAIRQATSVPVEVFVHGALCVAYSGQCLTSEALGGRSANRGQCAQACRLPYELVVDGVVRDLGDKAYLLSPKDLAAHDLVADLARLGVVSLKIEGRLKSAEYVAMTTGVYRRAIDACESNEPFALNRQQQLDLAQSFSRGFSHGFLAGIDHQELVEGRFPKSRGVRIGTVVAKTRAGAIVRLEDDQVAVRPGDGVVFDEGHPEQDEQGGRVYEVNEQPSEPRQPRSAELVFGRGSVNWNAVSIGALLWKTDDPALRRRLERTYASDRPLRRGVIGLRVWGAPGEPLFVSGEDDQGRRAVVSWPGPLQAARKHPLDEALAREQLGRLGDTRYELGSVELELPQPVMAPKSVLNDLRRQLVAELEQQQLPARHAIAQPDALAQWRRKIEVQPRAEQPASQLAVLVRNEQQLSAVLQWRPDDALPRPAMVYCDYEDVRRYRDAVRQARDHGMPVGLATLRIIKPGEAGLLRHIVRAEGDAVLVRNLAALALFRAEAPQCELVGDYALNVANDLTADLLLEAGLARITPSYDMNWNQFEAFARRTPSGRLEAVVHQHLPMFHMEHCVFAAVLSSGKDWRDCGRPCDQHRVELRDRAGAPLPLLADTGCRNTVFNAVAQSAAEYLPSMQRLGLRYFRVELLRETRDETCALLQHYTRVLAGLDSGRGTWRQLQVLNQLGVTRGTLQLA
- a CDS encoding glycosyltransferase family 39 protein yields the protein MSLKIVERFSNRLWWRGLLSALAAPPGDMANALVSPQRTTPVAPRWRLLFLLLLLALAPRMVMALRIPAVCPDATIYLDDAQALDRGDLRDCLEGMNLNTLLVALTALHRLGLDWEQSGLVWGVLISTAAVAPLFGWARRQFDDRTAALTCVLYAAHPGLVERSPEIIREPTFWFFLLSTLYFQWRAASDGQYRWFLLAGVGFLLALLTRFEAVFLLIPLLWWTGLRWVQVPDQRRRTVMGLFIALFAIPLILATVNFLLLGQAATTALVRLDPLERAMAWLHSWNDAAATTTMQAGETAPRAATITLIQQFVVAVGRGFDPVVAILLPFSLFGWGRLWLRRDILPLLMMSAAILGATWIHLWYSGEISSRYVLTVFLLLSPLCALGLCWPQSRRALLPGKLAQRPQAQGALLLGSLVLLTLIGWSDALGSNFKSRAQQAELGRWLANRYGDHARMAGSQRAAALVAFYAGADFQDFDHGASLQSLLEAVESYQPEVLVVDRREQEFAPLIESPIIRARYAPISDPSAPRGDAHMLVLIQPGERQRLSQIPATVDVGRQ
- a CDS encoding glycosyltransferase family 2 protein; the encoded protein is MTTPPAREARAPDLDIGVIYTHEREFTPALLRSLAASVDEVRARLLLVDNASADGVAQWAPLFPRVEPIVNSRRLTYAENLNRVLHASTARYVLLLNTDMLFDPHAHCLSQMVRFMDRHPRCGLAGCRLLHADGSEAHAARRFQTPRVVLARRLRMGADRETTLRAYLYGDRSPGDTFRCDWLSGCFLLVRREAWRQVGGLDEGFRKYFEDVDYCLRVAQAGWDVMYHGATYVYHLEQRGSAKLWSRDAWRHLRSYGRFVRKWGLFPVATAPDLAARRAA
- a CDS encoding Hpt domain-containing protein, with the translated sequence MRNDQRLSDSAVPAISPPSLSTVELLRETERELLVARQKLQTALEDRAVFLSELSHAARTPMTGVVGMCDLLTMGSLLPVQREYLSALRESADQLMSLFNDVCDLARAEAGAIDFEWIGFRLSAVLDDVAHALAPQARRKRLELVFSVGQDVPDLLVGDPQRVRQLLTGLVENSIRLTREGEVLLDVQCGEQHADEVTLRFSVVDTGTPIAPEHRDRVLTPFLSSSRGAYAHYPITPLGMPLVAALAAAMGGKFRFNEDPQLATRYEATIRMLKQTASAGQANGAAGPRLEGQSAVLFEPNRHARQALAALLTRQGISVQEASDIQQARELCAPSPPDYLFVGGWHETADWSALPARAIVVTDWLDTDLSKLPADRAIAVMNKPALVGRLAAALRTVDRAVAQQVTAAKPADANDAPSCAARGAQCEPQEAIARLGGDVGLYGELVQCFLDDNSQLLPKLQAAVEQSDVAALHRAAHSLKGLAATCGAAGVAQWAEQLEQQARLNPIGDLTLPWRRLQQSLADTRQELAPYYKRTS
- a CDS encoding GlsB/YeaQ/YmgE family stress response membrane protein; this encodes MCADLMGWCLFGLIAGGIARLLWPGDNVLGCLGTIALGIAGSVVGGFLLGLLTGANSDGIQPAGFLGAIPGALIVLWLARRLAGGPPTT